The following proteins come from a genomic window of Dreissena polymorpha isolate Duluth1 chromosome 1, UMN_Dpol_1.0, whole genome shotgun sequence:
- the LOC127837788 gene encoding uncharacterized protein LOC127837788, producing the protein MPTTIEKLLGQRLGLKNIIDRFVSKIEEASHEDDDIQFQALIEKLEEKVACLLVHNDKILSLTDADAAPEEMVEAEEYTFNVEVKLRRYKQRLQRPNIGITDAADLLSHASGSGSQQASGPLPPNNQRRVNTNSSNNSGQSAPEIKCKSNGRCQNCHRKHHTSICKELQRKPEVESPQPEAAVFFSSTKRSNADVILKTAIAPVSSSHTTTDAAILVDEGAQRSFITRKLADDLQLESDGIETLSLTGFGGSNNRSLHQLERTTVYIVSKRKKIPVSVLIVPTIAAPIRCGYLRSTAELPYLRGFKLAHSVTGDTLFDISLLVGADHYWDIVEDHVVRGNGPTAVKSKIGYILSGPMPSTSHASADKHILNVLASRAPEHNILERFCSLENMGISPCEPDRKSVEYLQQYQATAIEYDNGRYHAKLPWKQDHPALPTNHNIALKRTVGAIQRLRNEPEVPRAHGDIIAEQERRGFIERVPLGQESAEQVHYIPHHPVEKESSTTPIRIVYDCSCRQSRDSPSLIDCLKSTPLALNELTSILTIVTEIEAVLNDRPLTYASTDLNDPTQITP; encoded by the exons ATGCCGACGACAATAGAGAAGTTACTAGGCCAGCGGCTaggtttgaaaaatattattgaccGTTTTGTCAGTAAAATAGAAGAAGCGAGCCATGAAGACGATGACATTCAGTTCCAAGCACTTATCGAGAAATTAGAAGAAAAAGTGGCATGTCTGCTAGTCCACAATGATAAAATTCTCTCGCTCACCGACGCCGACGCTGCGCCAGAGGAGATGGTCGAGGCAGAAGAGTATACCTTCAACGTAGAGGTCAAACTACGAAGATACAAGCAGCGTCTACAGCGGCCTAACATTGGCATCACAGACGCCGCCGATTTATTATCGCATGCATCCGGTTCCGGTAGTCAGCAGGCATCCGGTCCACTACCACCAAACAACCAACGCAGGGTGAACACCAATTCGTCAAACAACAGCGGCCAGTCAGCGCCCGAGATAA AATGCAAGTCAAACGGACGCTGTCAAAACTGCCACCGGAAGCATCACACTTCTATCTGTAAGGAGCTACAAAGAAAACCTGAAGTTGAATCGCCGCAACCGGAAGCCGCCGTATTCTTCTCGTCTACAAAGAGGTCGAACGCAGACGTTATATTAAAGACCGCCATTGCCCCTGTTTCGTCGTCTCACACTACAACGGATGCCGCCATATTAGTCGACGAAGGCGCACAGCGATCCTTTATCACCAGAAAGCTTGCTGACGAtcttcaactagagagtgatggAATAGAAACACTTAGCCTGACGGGATTCGGAGGAAGTAATAACAGAAGCTTACATCAACTAGAACGCACGACAGTGTACATAGTTTCGAAGAGAAAGAAGATACCTGTTAGTGTACTCATTGTCCCCACTATTGCGGCTCCCATCAGATGCGGATATCTTAGATCGACTGCGGAACTTCCGTACCTGCGGGGATTTAAGTTGGCTCATTCCGTTACAGGTGACACGTTATTTGACATTTCATTACTCGTTGGGGCTGACCACTATTGGGATATTGTCGAAGATCATGTTGTTCGAGGGAACGGGCCGACCGCCGTCAAGTCTAAGATTGGTTATATACTGTCCGGTCCGATGCCCTCCACGTCTCATGCGTCAGCTGATAAGCACATCTTAAACGTACTTGCATCGCGCGCCCCAGAACACAACATATTAGAACGTTTCTGTAGTCTTGAGAACATGGGTATCTCACCTTGTGAACCTGACCGGAAGTCTGTCGAGTACCTACAGCAATACCAAGCGACAGCTATTGAGTACGACAATGGAAGGTACCATGCCAAACTACCATGGAAGCAAGACCACCCTGCTCTACCAACAAACCACAATATAGCCTTGAAGAGAACTGTTGGGGCTATTCAGAGGTTGCGCAATGAACCGGAAGTGCCTCGGGCACATGGTGACATCATAGCAGAGCAGGAAAGACGTGGCTTCATCGAGCGGGTACCACTTGGTCAAGAGTCAGCTGAACAAGTGCACTACATCCCTCATCACCCAGTGGAAAAAGAATCATCAACGACACCCATACGCATCGTCTACGATTGTAGCTGCCGTCAGTCACGTGATTCACCAAGCTTGATCGACTGCCTGAAATCAACGCCACTCGCATTGAACGAGCTTACGTCGATTCTTACAATCGTCACAGAAATCGAGGCTGTACTTAACGATCGGCCATTGACGTATGCATCAACAGATCTAAACGACCCCACGCAAATCACGCCGTAG